In the genome of Streptomyces collinus, one region contains:
- a CDS encoding 3' terminal RNA ribose 2'-O-methyltransferase Hen1 — protein MFLTITTTGTPERPATDLGYLLHKHPDKAQAFSTSYGTAHVLYPEAEAGRCTAALLLEVDAVALVRRGKGKGRGGAPDAALAQYVNDRPYAASSLLAVALSGVFSSAMKGVCNARPELPGQARPLRVEVPALPARGGPDLVRKLFEPLGWTVTVEPVPLDTEFPDWGDSRYVRLVLESDTLTLAEALRHLYVLLPVLDDAKHYWVAPDEVDKLLRVGEGWLPGHPEQRLIISRYLSRRWSLTRQATERLELVRLAETDDSEVEEIDNAVEAETETEEKPTPLAVQRREAIVTALRQSKAARVLDLGCGQGQLVQTLLKDPAFTEIVGVDVSMRALTIASRRLKLDRMGERQASRVQLFQGSLAYTDVRLKGYDAAVLSEVIEHLDLPRLPALEYAVFGSARPRTVLVTTPNVEYNVRWESLPAGHVRHGDHRFEWTRAEFRAWAEAVAERHGYGVAFEPVGPDDPEVGPPTQMAVFTLTAPKEAKAA, from the coding sequence ATGTTCCTGACGATCACCACCACCGGCACTCCCGAACGCCCCGCCACCGACCTCGGCTACCTGCTGCACAAGCATCCCGACAAGGCGCAGGCGTTCTCCACCTCCTACGGCACGGCTCACGTCCTCTACCCCGAGGCCGAAGCCGGGCGCTGCACGGCGGCGCTGCTGCTGGAGGTCGACGCGGTGGCACTGGTCAGGCGCGGCAAGGGCAAGGGCCGCGGCGGCGCCCCGGACGCGGCACTCGCGCAGTACGTCAACGACCGCCCCTACGCGGCCTCCTCCCTGCTCGCCGTGGCGCTGAGCGGCGTCTTCTCCAGCGCGATGAAGGGCGTCTGCAACGCCAGGCCGGAGCTGCCGGGCCAGGCCAGGCCGCTGCGCGTCGAGGTCCCCGCACTGCCCGCCCGCGGCGGCCCCGACCTGGTGCGCAAGCTCTTCGAGCCGCTCGGCTGGACCGTCACCGTCGAACCCGTGCCGCTGGACACGGAGTTCCCCGACTGGGGCGACTCCCGGTACGTGCGCCTGGTCCTGGAATCGGACACGCTCACCCTCGCCGAGGCCCTGCGCCACCTCTACGTCCTGCTCCCCGTCCTCGACGACGCCAAGCACTACTGGGTCGCCCCCGACGAGGTCGACAAGCTGCTGCGCGTCGGCGAGGGCTGGCTGCCCGGCCACCCGGAACAGCGGCTGATCATCAGCCGCTACCTGTCACGCCGCTGGTCGCTGACCCGGCAGGCCACCGAGCGCCTGGAACTGGTGCGGCTCGCCGAGACCGACGACAGCGAGGTCGAGGAGATCGACAACGCCGTCGAGGCGGAGACCGAGACCGAGGAGAAGCCGACCCCGCTGGCCGTGCAGCGCCGCGAGGCGATCGTCACGGCTCTCCGGCAGTCCAAAGCCGCCCGGGTCCTCGACCTCGGCTGCGGACAGGGCCAGTTGGTGCAGACGCTGCTCAAGGACCCGGCGTTCACCGAGATCGTCGGTGTCGACGTGTCGATGCGCGCGCTCACCATCGCCTCCCGGCGGCTGAAGCTGGACCGCATGGGGGAGCGGCAGGCATCGCGCGTCCAGCTCTTCCAGGGCTCGCTCGCGTACACCGACGTCCGGCTCAAGGGCTACGACGCCGCCGTGCTCAGCGAGGTCATCGAACACCTCGACCTGCCCCGGCTGCCCGCCCTGGAGTACGCGGTGTTCGGCTCGGCGCGTCCGAGGACGGTCCTCGTGACCACCCCGAACGTCGAGTACAACGTGCGCTGGGAGTCCCTCCCCGCCGGCCACGTCCGGCACGGCGACCACCGCTTCGAGTGGACCCGCGCGGAGTTCCGCGCGTGGGCCGAGGCGGTGGCCGAACGGCACGGCTACGGCGTCGCGTTCGAGCCCGTCGGCCCCGACGACCCCGAGGTGGGACCGCCCACCCAGATGGCCGTATTCACCCTGACCGCACCGAAGGAGGCGAAGGCGGCATGA